A single window of Thalassoroseus pseudoceratinae DNA harbors:
- a CDS encoding serine/threonine-protein kinase: MKYSYPPDSRPLDGYTIKRAIKRGGFGEVYYAVSDAGKEVALKLIRENLDVELRGVSLCLNLNHPNLVSIHDVRTDSQGQHWIIMEYVAGSTLASVLSEHPGGMPIEMVKRWLAGLAAGLSYLHDQGLVHRDLKPANVFQDDSTVKLGDVGLSKFISQSQRSAQTESVGTVYYMAPEVAHGRYGKEVDVYALGIMLYEMLTGDVPFDGESQAEILMKHLTQKPDLSILPTRLRPVVARALEKDPEVRTPSAVRLYEEFERAIDGKNVVDIPAENFLHRGNQARRTNARPIPSSEQPTVHRGARSAPRHQHRQYAGYATPGERPTEGLGVWKWILIGFVLWVCLPGGFFRLPARVWVAMMIGVGIWYFSSCLFGACSSKRRSRRRDPDRFAETTPIRKAYNRKHFRAEYRSPAAQTAAQRWEERRRVRANRRVAHGFSPYTTRQIDWKQRLTQLTGSLTAAGFCGALITAGLAGITHTVQGWPEVVLFGAATILASWGVLSAGKLVEGSDRGTLHRRGLMMIAGLMVGTLIWMLDQSLMVSFTPHDGIGSYTTFLGMRGLTLTDAARQPTVLGYAVFFGGLFAWRRWWWHADTFRPKQFRLLSVLLTAFVGWIWAMMVGFPIVLGVTWAAAISSVVQLTAAWVPPMERPNLMEGQRHVA, translated from the coding sequence ATGAAGTATAGTTACCCCCCAGACTCACGCCCGCTCGATGGATACACGATCAAACGTGCGATCAAGCGTGGTGGATTTGGCGAAGTGTACTACGCCGTTAGCGATGCCGGCAAAGAAGTCGCACTCAAACTGATTCGAGAGAATCTTGATGTTGAGTTGCGTGGCGTGTCCTTGTGCCTGAATCTCAACCATCCCAACTTGGTCTCCATCCACGATGTCCGTACGGATTCGCAGGGCCAACATTGGATCATCATGGAGTATGTGGCGGGATCGACTCTGGCCTCGGTCTTAAGCGAACACCCCGGCGGCATGCCCATCGAAATGGTCAAGCGTTGGCTCGCTGGTTTAGCAGCAGGGCTGTCGTATCTGCACGATCAAGGTCTCGTTCATCGAGATCTCAAACCAGCCAATGTCTTCCAAGATGATTCGACCGTAAAACTGGGAGATGTTGGTTTATCGAAATTCATCTCGCAGAGTCAGCGGAGTGCCCAGACCGAAAGCGTGGGCACCGTCTACTATATGGCTCCGGAGGTCGCACACGGACGCTACGGTAAAGAAGTCGATGTGTACGCATTGGGCATCATGCTGTATGAGATGCTAACCGGCGACGTGCCGTTCGATGGAGAATCTCAAGCTGAGATTCTCATGAAACATCTCACGCAAAAGCCAGATCTCTCCATACTGCCAACGCGATTGCGACCGGTCGTTGCGCGTGCACTTGAGAAAGATCCTGAAGTCCGGACGCCGAGTGCCGTTCGACTGTATGAAGAATTCGAACGAGCGATCGATGGAAAAAACGTGGTCGATATTCCGGCAGAGAATTTTCTTCACAGAGGAAATCAAGCACGCCGCACGAATGCTCGCCCCATTCCCAGTTCTGAACAACCCACCGTCCATCGGGGGGCTCGGTCGGCACCGCGACATCAGCATCGGCAATATGCCGGCTACGCAACGCCAGGCGAACGCCCGACGGAAGGTCTGGGTGTTTGGAAGTGGATCCTGATTGGCTTCGTCCTTTGGGTTTGCCTGCCTGGTGGTTTTTTCCGCCTGCCCGCGCGAGTCTGGGTGGCGATGATGATCGGTGTGGGGATCTGGTATTTTTCGTCGTGCCTTTTCGGTGCATGCTCTTCCAAACGGCGGTCGCGTCGTCGAGACCCCGACCGCTTCGCAGAGACGACGCCGATCCGAAAAGCTTATAACCGAAAACATTTTCGAGCAGAGTACCGAAGTCCCGCAGCTCAGACCGCCGCACAACGTTGGGAGGAACGACGACGAGTCCGCGCGAATCGGCGAGTTGCTCATGGGTTCTCGCCATATACCACTCGGCAGATTGATTGGAAGCAGCGATTAACGCAACTCACCGGCTCATTGACCGCGGCCGGTTTTTGTGGTGCATTGATCACCGCCGGATTGGCTGGCATTACTCACACCGTTCAGGGTTGGCCGGAAGTGGTTCTGTTTGGAGCTGCAACAATCCTTGCGAGTTGGGGAGTTCTCTCTGCAGGCAAACTTGTTGAAGGCTCTGATCGAGGCACGTTGCATCGTCGCGGCCTGATGATGATCGCGGGGCTGATGGTCGGAACCTTGATTTGGATGCTGGACCAATCATTGATGGTCAGCTTCACGCCCCACGATGGGATCGGCAGCTATACCACTTTTCTCGGCATGCGAGGGTTGACCTTGACCGATGCGGCTCGCCAACCGACCGTATTGGGCTACGCTGTCTTCTTCGGCGGATTGTTTGCTTGGCGTCGTTGGTGGTGGCATGCGGATACGTTTCGACCCAAACAGTTTCGATTGCTTTCCGTACTACTGACAGCGTTCGTCGGTTGGATCTGGGCAATGATGGTCGGATTTCCGATCGTTCTCGGCGTGACCTGGGCCGCTGCAATTTCCAGTGTTGTCCAACTCACCGCTGCGTGGGTTCCGCCGATGGAACGACCTAACCTGATGGAAGGGCAACGCCATGTTGCATGA
- a CDS encoding coiled-coil domain-containing protein, with amino-acid sequence MKKIVLGGLALFVVAGSLIGFNRLCSITGMGVDYAQTKVDEAIPVEVLLKELDFKLKSLDPKIKSSKVAVARADVKVERLQADVDELTASVKKQWDNIVDVRKAIPTDTETQFVSVGGKKYTLDEVETKLDRQLTVHDASVKSLNAQKSLLNSGQKELAAERKQLDSLLDLKVELKAKIEEIKARLTTVKAKQVETSSAYVDDATLEETQKLLDEADRRVAEQEKLLEYEAEGFGAIEAASEKRNVLEEIDARRAEEAVRGEDGELINIR; translated from the coding sequence ATGAAGAAAATCGTCCTCGGTGGTTTAGCACTATTTGTCGTCGCAGGCTCGTTGATCGGCTTTAACCGCCTATGCTCGATCACGGGTATGGGCGTCGATTATGCCCAAACGAAAGTCGATGAAGCGATCCCGGTCGAAGTGCTTTTGAAAGAGTTGGATTTCAAACTCAAGAGCCTTGATCCGAAGATCAAGAGTTCCAAGGTTGCTGTGGCCAGAGCTGATGTCAAGGTTGAGAGACTTCAGGCTGATGTTGACGAATTAACGGCTTCGGTGAAGAAACAATGGGACAACATTGTTGATGTTCGCAAAGCGATCCCTACTGACACTGAAACTCAATTTGTGTCAGTTGGCGGCAAAAAATACACCTTAGATGAGGTCGAGACGAAACTCGACCGACAGCTCACCGTTCACGACGCCAGCGTAAAGTCCTTGAATGCGCAGAAAAGTCTTCTCAACAGTGGACAGAAAGAACTCGCAGCGGAGCGGAAACAGCTCGATTCACTTCTCGATCTGAAAGTGGAGTTGAAGGCAAAAATCGAGGAGATTAAAGCCCGTCTAACAACAGTCAAGGCGAAACAAGTCGAGACCAGTAGTGCTTACGTAGATGACGCTACTCTGGAGGAAACTCAGAAGTTGCTGGATGAAGCTGACCGACGAGTTGCTGAGCAGGAAAAACTACTTGAGTACGAAGCAGAAGGATTCGGGGCAATCGAAGCAGCGTCTGAAAAACGCAATGTGCTCGAAGAAATCGACGCCCGTCGGGCTGAAGAAGCCGTTCGAGGTGAAGATGGCGAACTGATCAACATTCGCTAG
- a CDS encoding Gfo/Idh/MocA family protein translates to MTATNSPTQYGMLLVAGSHTHQENYARAFAADSRCRLIGLTDEADIPLRRKSLNLRLASELEIPYFEDIDAAFHRDDVQIVCLCPEPERRMRLVEQAAQAGKHVYIDKPIGTSLEDGSRMVAAIEQAGVTSQMFSLVRSPVAQRAKQTLESGEIGELLAIDCELCFAKGHAGSADLSIPRTESEHTDRFTFIDAKRELFCVGLYPLVLFQWLTGQRFQNLFATTGNYFFESHQRHNVEDFASMMLTLDGGLQASLFVGRTGWTSHPNYGVHQIHLVGSRRTVTLDAFRPRLEVWNADAWTPPPTPHPEDPMGFWSSTQSENGILPKAGWQPIETAIQSDAAYFLDCLDENRPSDVCAKVGFHALQAILRGYQSAAVGQWISLL, encoded by the coding sequence ATGACCGCTACGAATTCCCCGACTCAATATGGCATGTTGCTCGTCGCGGGTTCGCATACGCATCAGGAGAATTATGCACGGGCGTTCGCAGCGGATTCGCGGTGTCGGTTGATCGGTTTGACGGACGAAGCCGACATTCCACTACGGCGAAAGTCGCTCAACTTGCGGTTGGCGTCGGAGTTGGAAATTCCCTACTTCGAGGATATTGACGCGGCCTTTCACCGAGACGATGTGCAAATCGTCTGCTTGTGTCCGGAGCCGGAACGTCGGATGAGACTGGTCGAGCAGGCCGCGCAGGCTGGCAAACACGTTTACATCGACAAGCCCATTGGGACCAGCCTCGAAGATGGTTCCCGGATGGTAGCTGCCATTGAACAAGCTGGTGTGACCAGCCAGATGTTTAGCCTCGTGCGGTCGCCGGTCGCACAGCGAGCAAAACAGACGCTGGAATCCGGCGAAATCGGTGAACTGCTTGCCATTGATTGTGAACTGTGTTTCGCCAAAGGTCACGCCGGTTCCGCGGACCTTTCGATCCCCCGCACCGAATCGGAACACACCGACCGATTCACCTTCATCGATGCAAAACGGGAACTGTTCTGCGTCGGACTATACCCGCTGGTGTTGTTTCAATGGCTGACCGGACAACGATTTCAAAACCTCTTCGCGACAACCGGGAACTACTTTTTCGAGTCCCATCAGCGTCACAATGTTGAAGACTTCGCATCGATGATGCTCACGCTCGACGGGGGATTGCAGGCATCGTTGTTCGTCGGGCGAACGGGATGGACAAGTCACCCGAACTACGGTGTGCATCAAATTCACCTCGTCGGTAGTCGCCGGACTGTAACGTTAGACGCCTTCCGTCCCCGATTGGAAGTCTGGAACGCCGACGCCTGGACACCACCGCCCACACCGCATCCGGAAGACCCGATGGGATTTTGGTCCAGCACGCAATCGGAAAATGGAATTCTTCCGAAAGCCGGATGGCAACCGATCGAAACCGCGATTCAAAGTGATGCGGCCTATTTTCTAGACTGTCTCGACGAGAATCGACCAAGCGACGTGTGTGCAAAAGTCGGTTTTCACGCTCTTCAAGCTATTTTGCGTGGGTATCAATCTGCCGCGGTCGGCCAATGGATTTCGCTTCTTTAG
- a CDS encoding SDR family oxidoreductase, which yields MTKTLDGQVALITGGNQGIGKAIARALCEAGAKLVLCARNEDKLNATTSELQAAGFPVLGIPTDVTDETAVSQLFDQAVAEFGRVDILVNNAGAFDGGRIDEVSLEAWNNVIGACLTGSFLCSRAAFAVMKEQGGGQILNIGSISAQRPRENSTPYASAKFGVWGLTQATAIDGRPFGIKCSCLHPGNVRVERRIDTGEDSDDEPMMEMETIASAALAMLTLPPDVNFLEAIVLPTDQLYLGRG from the coding sequence ATGACGAAAACACTCGATGGACAAGTGGCTCTCATCACCGGTGGCAATCAGGGCATCGGCAAGGCAATCGCCAGAGCCTTGTGCGAAGCCGGTGCGAAACTCGTTCTGTGCGCACGCAATGAAGACAAACTCAACGCCACCACAAGCGAACTCCAAGCGGCTGGTTTTCCTGTCCTTGGCATCCCCACAGATGTCACTGACGAAACCGCTGTGTCCCAGTTGTTTGATCAAGCCGTTGCGGAATTTGGTCGCGTCGATATTCTCGTCAATAATGCCGGTGCGTTTGATGGCGGGCGGATCGATGAAGTTTCGCTCGAGGCGTGGAACAACGTGATCGGTGCCTGTCTTACCGGAAGTTTCCTGTGTAGTCGGGCCGCGTTTGCGGTCATGAAAGAACAGGGCGGTGGACAGATTTTGAACATCGGTTCGATTTCCGCCCAGCGTCCCCGCGAGAACAGTACGCCATACGCGTCGGCGAAGTTCGGCGTTTGGGGTTTGACCCAAGCAACCGCAATCGACGGACGACCGTTCGGCATCAAATGCAGTTGTTTGCATCCCGGCAATGTCCGAGTGGAACGCCGAATCGACACTGGTGAAGACTCCGACGACGAACCCATGATGGAAATGGAAACCATCGCCTCCGCCGCTCTCGCAATGCTCACTCTTCCACCGGATGTAAATTTCCTCGAAGCTATCGTCTTGCCGACAGATCAACTCTACCTCGGTCGTGGCTAA
- a CDS encoding DUF6754 domain-containing protein — MNHLVAKLLAFGIASLWATHAWAAPAPPTDVQAEDYGGDDGSSIVVTFGLSPDDKFTEDESAASPVALYTIQRTAEWGGLYEDVGGVIPLEDDFEAGKASIVIGKNRRGEPYWFRVQAVGKDGTRSEFVYTAEDDPTIPTREFFLADRRWLAFITFVICGAVVGFIAWARSGRPLRVRRIAGLEAVDEAVGRACEMGKTCLFVPGVQDINDIQTIAGLTVLSHVAKTSAEYDVQVEVPTSRSLVMTAARETVESAYLAAGRPEGFNPDVIYYVTDEQFGYAAFLSGHMVREEPAACFYFGVFYAESLILAEMGNSIGAIQVAGTAMPAQLPFFVAACDYTLIGEEFFAASAYLSGDPDQLGSLKGQDFGKVLTGLTLIVGSVLATLYQVTGSEIFSDAVEHLRDVILK; from the coding sequence ATGAACCATTTGGTTGCGAAACTATTGGCCTTCGGAATCGCGTCGCTGTGGGCCACCCACGCATGGGCAGCGCCTGCACCGCCGACCGACGTGCAAGCCGAGGACTACGGCGGCGATGACGGTTCGAGCATCGTGGTGACGTTTGGGCTTTCTCCTGACGACAAATTCACGGAAGACGAATCTGCCGCCTCCCCAGTCGCTTTGTATACGATTCAGCGAACCGCCGAGTGGGGTGGGCTCTACGAAGACGTCGGCGGCGTGATCCCCCTGGAAGATGATTTCGAAGCCGGAAAAGCCTCGATCGTCATTGGAAAGAATCGCCGGGGAGAACCCTATTGGTTCCGTGTGCAAGCGGTTGGTAAAGACGGAACACGCTCCGAATTCGTGTACACGGCTGAAGACGATCCAACCATTCCGACCCGAGAGTTTTTCCTCGCCGATCGCCGATGGTTGGCCTTCATCACATTCGTCATTTGTGGAGCCGTGGTCGGATTTATTGCGTGGGCCCGGTCGGGGCGTCCTTTAAGGGTCCGTCGCATCGCCGGTTTGGAAGCCGTTGACGAAGCCGTCGGGCGGGCCTGCGAGATGGGGAAGACGTGCCTATTCGTGCCCGGCGTGCAAGATATCAACGACATCCAAACGATCGCCGGACTGACGGTGCTCTCGCATGTAGCCAAAACCTCCGCCGAATACGACGTCCAAGTTGAAGTGCCGACCAGTCGTTCGCTCGTCATGACGGCCGCTCGCGAAACCGTGGAATCCGCGTATCTTGCGGCCGGTCGTCCCGAGGGTTTCAATCCCGATGTGATTTACTACGTAACCGATGAGCAATTTGGTTACGCTGCGTTCCTCTCCGGTCATATGGTCCGCGAGGAACCGGCCGCGTGTTTCTACTTCGGCGTGTTTTATGCGGAGTCTCTGATTCTGGCCGAGATGGGCAACAGTATCGGTGCCATCCAAGTCGCCGGAACCGCGATGCCGGCTCAGTTGCCGTTCTTCGTCGCCGCTTGCGATTACACACTGATCGGGGAAGAATTCTTCGCGGCGTCGGCCTATCTCTCCGGCGACCCGGATCAGTTGGGCAGTCTCAAGGGGCAAGACTTTGGCAAAGTGCTCACCGGGCTCACATTGATCGTCGGGAGTGTGCTCGCGACGCTGTATCAGGTCACGGGATCGGAAATATTTTCCGACGCCGTCGAGCATCTGCGGGATGTTATCTTGAAATGA
- a CDS encoding glutamate mutase L encodes MPNPDDIQVILATDCGSTTTKAILIEKIDGQYRQTYRGEAPTTVEEPVADVTAGVINAVTEVGELAGRKLVDDDGQIIRPANGDVGCDVYISTSSAGGGLQMMVAGLVRQMTGASAKRAALGAGAIVMDMIAANDKRLPHEQIQRIRELRPDMILLSGGTDGGNSRKVVEIAELIAPARPQPRFGSQYRMPLIYAGNAEAAPLVEDVFDDNVELKTVPNIRPVLERENLAPARDAIHDLFLEHVMAHAPGYNKLIGWTDAPIMPTPGAVGDILRTIAERQGVNAVAVDIGGATTDVFSVFPGPDGKPTFNRTVSANLGMSYSISNVVAEATLDSVLRWVHLDMDERELRNRVKNKMIRPTTIPQTLEALVFEQAVSREALRLAYLQHKEFATTLQGVQQQRTVGDTFTQSGGGETIVDNMKLNLLVASGGVLSHAPRMHQTAAMLIDAFEPEGVTRLAKDSIFMMPHLGVLAQVHAQAALEVFEKDCLIYLGTCVAPKGQGKVGKRCFSYDLQAPNLNEHGEMAFGELRMFPLAPDETAHIRIQPARGFDVGAGPGKEYEADVRGGEVGLILDARGRPLALPDQPRETVTKWIQALRLYD; translated from the coding sequence ATGCCCAACCCCGACGATATCCAAGTCATTCTCGCCACCGACTGTGGCAGCACGACGACCAAAGCGATTTTGATCGAAAAGATCGACGGTCAGTATCGGCAAACGTATCGTGGCGAAGCCCCGACGACGGTGGAAGAACCGGTGGCCGACGTGACGGCGGGCGTGATCAACGCGGTCACGGAAGTCGGGGAACTCGCGGGTCGAAAATTGGTCGATGACGACGGACAAATCATCCGGCCCGCCAACGGGGATGTCGGCTGTGATGTTTACATCTCCACGTCGAGCGCCGGTGGCGGACTGCAAATGATGGTCGCTGGCTTGGTGCGGCAGATGACCGGGGCCAGTGCGAAACGAGCCGCACTCGGAGCTGGGGCGATCGTGATGGATATGATTGCCGCCAACGACAAACGGTTGCCACACGAGCAAATCCAACGCATCCGCGAACTCCGTCCGGACATGATCCTGCTCTCCGGCGGAACCGATGGTGGGAATTCACGGAAAGTTGTCGAGATCGCCGAACTCATCGCTCCCGCCCGACCGCAACCACGGTTTGGGAGCCAATACCGCATGCCGCTAATCTACGCCGGCAACGCGGAAGCCGCTCCGCTGGTGGAGGACGTCTTTGACGACAATGTCGAACTGAAAACCGTGCCGAACATCCGCCCGGTGTTGGAACGCGAGAATCTCGCACCCGCCCGCGATGCCATTCACGATCTGTTCCTGGAACACGTGATGGCCCACGCTCCGGGTTACAACAAACTCATCGGCTGGACCGACGCGCCGATCATGCCCACGCCGGGAGCCGTCGGCGATATTCTCCGCACGATCGCCGAACGACAAGGCGTGAACGCGGTGGCGGTGGACATCGGCGGAGCGACAACTGACGTGTTCAGTGTGTTTCCCGGTCCTGATGGCAAACCCACATTCAACCGAACGGTGTCAGCGAATCTCGGGATGAGTTACTCCATCTCGAATGTCGTCGCCGAAGCCACCCTGGATTCCGTCCTGCGGTGGGTGCATCTCGACATGGACGAACGCGAGTTGCGAAACCGTGTGAAGAACAAGATGATCCGCCCGACCACGATCCCGCAGACACTCGAAGCGTTGGTCTTCGAGCAAGCGGTCTCACGAGAAGCATTGCGGTTGGCGTATCTCCAGCACAAGGAATTCGCCACCACTCTGCAAGGTGTGCAGCAACAGCGGACCGTCGGCGATACCTTCACGCAATCCGGCGGTGGAGAAACCATTGTCGACAACATGAAACTCAATCTGCTCGTTGCTTCCGGTGGGGTGTTGTCGCACGCACCGCGAATGCACCAGACGGCGGCCATGCTGATCGATGCGTTTGAACCCGAAGGAGTCACAAGACTCGCCAAAGACAGCATCTTCATGATGCCCCATCTCGGCGTGCTAGCGCAAGTGCACGCTCAAGCGGCTCTGGAAGTCTTCGAGAAAGACTGCTTGATTTATCTCGGAACGTGCGTCGCACCGAAGGGGCAGGGCAAGGTTGGCAAACGCTGTTTCAGCTATGATCTGCAAGCCCCGAATTTGAACGAACACGGCGAAATGGCGTTCGGTGAACTCCGCATGTTTCCGTTAGCTCCCGACGAAACTGCCCATATTCGGATTCAACCGGCTCGTGGGTTCGATGTCGGTGCGGGACCGGGGAAGGAATACGAAGCGGACGTCCGTGGCGGAGAAGTCGGTCTCATCCTCGACGCCCGTGGCCGCCCGCTCGCACTGCCCGATCAACCCCGAGAAACCGTAACGAAGTGGATCCAAGCCCTACGACTATACGACTGA
- a CDS encoding VOC family protein translates to MAKPRTVECRGLCVCLSCTDRWRSEEFYIDVLGFRLVRGGEEPGVCRWYQLGDITISIMPNASRPMPAGFYPEQSTFLLWLETDDLQALHERCVNAGVPIEFYDEETVLEISDPDGLPIEINQKFDD, encoded by the coding sequence ATGGCTAAACCACGAACGGTGGAATGTCGAGGCTTGTGCGTGTGCCTATCGTGCACCGACCGCTGGCGTTCGGAAGAATTCTACATCGACGTTCTCGGATTCCGACTCGTTCGAGGTGGTGAGGAACCAGGCGTATGCCGGTGGTATCAACTTGGCGACATCACCATCAGTATCATGCCAAACGCAAGTCGCCCGATGCCAGCCGGGTTCTACCCGGAACAGTCGACATTCCTTCTTTGGCTCGAAACGGATGACCTGCAAGCCTTGCACGAACGTTGCGTCAATGCAGGTGTTCCCATTGAATTCTATGACGAAGAAACGGTATTGGAGATTTCCGATCCAGACGGATTGCCAATCGAAATCAACCAGAAGTTCGATGATTAA
- a CDS encoding zinc metallopeptidase, with translation MFFDPLYFLFIAPAMLLMLWAQYRIKSTYHSAMQVDARLTGAAAARYILDQAGLHNVTVEQTPGHLSDHYDPRGKVLRLSPEVFNSRSAAAVGIAAHEAGHALQDAKRYAPLVVRNIAVPAAQFGPMAFFGLVILGFLLQQPALIYLGIAAYGGLVFFQLVNLPVEFDASNRAKKILTDYQIVDQQGAVAVRKVLNAAGWTYVAATLQSVLTLIYYIFRLTGGSND, from the coding sequence ATGTTCTTTGATCCACTCTATTTCCTCTTCATTGCACCAGCAATGCTTTTGATGCTCTGGGCGCAATACCGGATCAAATCGACGTATCACTCGGCGATGCAGGTCGATGCGCGACTGACGGGAGCGGCAGCAGCGCGGTACATTTTGGATCAAGCTGGTTTGCATAACGTCACTGTTGAGCAAACTCCCGGGCATCTTTCCGACCATTACGATCCGCGTGGCAAAGTCTTGCGGCTAAGCCCGGAAGTGTTCAACAGCCGATCCGCTGCGGCCGTCGGAATTGCTGCCCACGAAGCCGGGCATGCGTTGCAAGATGCCAAACGCTACGCGCCTTTGGTCGTGCGGAACATCGCCGTTCCGGCAGCACAGTTTGGGCCAATGGCGTTCTTCGGGTTGGTGATTCTTGGGTTTCTGTTGCAGCAGCCAGCGTTAATTTACCTTGGGATCGCTGCGTACGGCGGTTTGGTTTTCTTCCAGCTCGTGAATTTGCCGGTCGAATTCGACGCCAGCAATCGAGCCAAGAAGATCCTCACCGATTATCAAATCGTCGACCAACAGGGAGCGGTTGCGGTCCGGAAGGTGCTGAACGCGGCCGGTTGGACGTACGTTGCAGCCACATTGCAAAGCGTCCTTACGCTGATCTACTACATCTTCCGATTGACCGGCGGATCGAACGACTGA
- a CDS encoding SGNH/GDSL hydrolase family protein: MPWRSYSASSYPLARSSRTRRRLLLIPDFGVVPHPELELEDEDDSIADEAALDQFWAGHDSREFDDDQLETLAEEDFVNISEFDETFESAELRNEQLRSGLVSENVLDEDESLHHSPSDDNSQIFDLLEEQAKRSGEQSQILRWHDSSNEGGESVFPVESTDDDRPRFPSWYVPTFRTLKRLVDDPQPATWVFTGDRLNDGNVPGGWQDFSEQFGERIRRELGRSQDVVISTSTTDGTVDELLSNLQYRVFRFRPEVVTLMLGIGDCRRGREHLDQFRASLTDLIGQIRQRGSAVVLQTPHRFDFSAHPEYASIRSYVRGIREVAQKLSIPCIDHWRHWKDIAPETQGKPEWRASDGLSPSRAGHREMARLIFKRFGIYDEASPLCSTQIQ, encoded by the coding sequence CAGTTCCCGGACTCGCCGACGTTTGTTGCTGATTCCCGACTTCGGTGTCGTTCCGCATCCGGAATTGGAACTCGAAGACGAAGACGATTCGATCGCAGATGAAGCCGCCCTCGACCAATTCTGGGCCGGACACGATTCCCGAGAGTTCGACGACGACCAACTCGAAACATTGGCGGAGGAAGACTTCGTCAATATCAGCGAGTTTGACGAAACCTTCGAGTCGGCGGAACTCCGGAACGAGCAATTGCGATCGGGCTTGGTGAGCGAAAACGTCTTGGATGAAGACGAAAGCCTGCACCATTCGCCATCGGATGACAACTCCCAGATTTTCGACCTGCTCGAAGAACAAGCGAAACGTTCGGGTGAGCAGTCCCAAATTCTGCGTTGGCACGATTCCAGCAACGAGGGCGGAGAGTCGGTTTTTCCGGTCGAATCGACAGACGACGACCGACCGCGGTTTCCATCCTGGTATGTGCCCACGTTTCGGACGCTGAAACGGCTTGTGGACGATCCGCAACCGGCCACGTGGGTTTTCACGGGCGATCGATTAAACGATGGGAACGTTCCGGGCGGTTGGCAAGACTTTTCCGAGCAATTTGGGGAGCGGATTCGTCGGGAGCTTGGTCGCTCGCAGGATGTGGTCATCAGCACGAGCACCACGGACGGCACCGTCGACGAACTACTTTCCAACCTGCAATACCGCGTGTTTCGATTCCGTCCGGAAGTTGTTACTTTGATGCTCGGCATTGGCGATTGCCGACGCGGTCGGGAACATCTCGATCAATTTCGCGCATCGCTAACCGATCTCATTGGCCAAATCCGCCAGCGTGGATCCGCAGTCGTGCTCCAAACTCCGCACCGGTTCGACTTCTCGGCACATCCCGAATACGCGTCGATTCGATCTTATGTGCGGGGCATCCGGGAAGTCGCTCAGAAATTGAGTATTCCCTGCATCGACCATTGGCGTCACTGGAAAGACATCGCTCCGGAGACGCAAGGCAAACCCGAATGGAGAGCCAGTGACGGACTGTCACCAAGTCGGGCCGGTCATCGAGAAATGGCCCGATTGATCTTCAAACGCTTTGGCATCTACGACGAAGCGAGTCCGTTGTGTTCAACGCAGATTCAGTAG